In Amycolatopsis coloradensis, one genomic interval encodes:
- a CDS encoding ATP-binding protein produces MSEWRNTTHDWAGSVDLDHLARIRRNPGEFAPGGAAHLVLEVLAYAAEEAESTGGGHAVVTFHPDGSISVADDGRGTDTRADGHGGFVKKPVMSTKDLRFFDSPEAQRLPDGHPRRGVSVVAALSDWLVHTNRRRNGSWTQRYERGVPATDLSPIDDDGTTGTTVRFLPGEEIGAIRMPEVDGWPHLIVKVVR; encoded by the coding sequence GTGAGTGAATGGCGCAACACCACGCACGACTGGGCCGGTTCGGTGGACCTCGACCATCTGGCGCGCATCCGCCGGAACCCTGGGGAGTTCGCCCCCGGCGGGGCCGCGCACCTCGTCCTCGAAGTGCTCGCCTACGCGGCGGAGGAGGCCGAAAGCACCGGCGGCGGGCATGCCGTCGTCACGTTCCATCCCGACGGTTCGATCTCCGTGGCGGACGACGGCCGGGGCACCGACACCCGCGCCGACGGGCACGGCGGGTTCGTGAAGAAGCCGGTCATGTCGACCAAGGATCTGCGTTTCTTCGATTCCCCTGAGGCGCAACGGCTCCCGGACGGTCATCCGCGCCGCGGTGTGTCGGTCGTGGCCGCGCTGAGCGACTGGCTCGTGCACACCAACCGGCGTCGCAACGGTTCCTGGACCCAACGTTACGAACGCGGTGTCCCGGCCACCGACCTGTCGCCGATCGACGACGACGGCACGACCGGCACGACGGTGCGTTTCCTGCCAGGGGAGGAGATCGGCGCGATACGAATGCCGGAGGTGGACGGGTGGCCGCACCTGATCGTGAAGGTCGTCCGATGA
- a CDS encoding LysR family transcriptional regulator, which yields MAEEGHLTRAAERLGIRSSSLSQQIIALERELDATLFVRTQAGMTPTAAALALLPHARRMLEEADLGARAVRDTVGRPLRIGVTPGAPAAVLPALYAEAVEIDDLSAARQLELLRRGALDAGLLALPEDVDGLRVVVVSERPLGVLVADTHPLARLDTVGWEDLAGLELLLYERKLAPGYHDALLADCAAAGWQPARVRSGPPRRSLFAAELRYGGDVVALRPEEEPAQGLRRLPLREAPVVRHALVWDPAHESSDRIAALV from the coding sequence GTGGCGGAGGAAGGGCATCTCACTCGCGCCGCGGAGCGCCTCGGCATCCGATCGTCGTCGCTCAGCCAGCAGATCATCGCGCTGGAACGGGAACTGGACGCGACGTTGTTCGTCCGCACCCAGGCGGGGATGACGCCCACCGCCGCCGCGCTGGCGCTGCTCCCCCACGCCCGCCGGATGCTGGAGGAGGCCGACCTCGGCGCACGGGCCGTCCGCGACACCGTGGGCCGGCCGCTCCGCATCGGTGTGACACCGGGCGCACCGGCGGCCGTCCTTCCCGCCCTGTACGCGGAAGCGGTGGAGATCGACGACCTTTCCGCGGCACGGCAGCTCGAACTCCTCCGTCGCGGCGCGCTCGATGCCGGTCTGCTCGCCCTTCCCGAGGACGTGGACGGCCTGCGGGTGGTCGTCGTGAGCGAGCGGCCGCTGGGCGTGCTCGTCGCGGACACTCACCCGCTGGCTCGGCTGGACACCGTGGGTTGGGAGGACCTCGCCGGGCTGGAACTCCTTCTGTACGAACGGAAGCTGGCCCCTGGGTATCACGACGCGCTGCTCGCGGACTGCGCGGCGGCGGGCTGGCAGCCGGCTCGCGTACGCTCCGGGCCGCCCCGCCGGTCGCTGTTCGCCGCCGAATTGCGGTACGGCGGCGACGTCGTCGCCTTGCGCCCCGAGGAAGAACCGGCCCAAGGTCTGCGACGGCTGCCGCTGCGAGAGGCACCGGTCGTCCGGCACGCGCTCGTGTGGGATCCGGCGCACGAATCCTCTGATCGGATCGCGGCGCTGGTATGA
- a CDS encoding dihydrofolate reductase family protein, giving the protein MRKIVTSVNMSLDGDIDHMEEWHFPYFGEEAQALAREQLFASDAVLLGRETYTAFAEVWPTMEAGDFGERMNSLPHYVVSTTLTEEQATWRNTTIIHGDVTEEVAKLKEQPGQDILMYGYGRLAHTLLKAGLLDEIRVWLHPVLSGHGDPATLFFRDGSNIPLELAATRTLDTGIVVLTYRRTAAA; this is encoded by the coding sequence ATGAGAAAGATCGTCACGTCGGTCAACATGTCCCTCGACGGCGACATCGACCACATGGAGGAGTGGCACTTCCCGTACTTCGGGGAAGAGGCCCAGGCGCTCGCCCGCGAACAGCTGTTCGCGAGCGACGCGGTGCTGCTGGGGCGCGAGACCTACACGGCATTCGCGGAGGTTTGGCCCACCATGGAAGCGGGTGACTTCGGCGAGCGAATGAACTCCCTGCCGCACTACGTCGTCTCGACCACGCTCACCGAAGAACAGGCCACCTGGCGCAACACCACGATCATCCACGGTGACGTGACCGAGGAAGTGGCCAAGCTCAAGGAGCAGCCTGGCCAGGACATCCTCATGTACGGCTACGGGCGGCTCGCGCACACCCTTCTCAAGGCGGGTCTGCTCGACGAAATCCGGGTGTGGCTGCACCCCGTCCTGTCCGGCCACGGCGATCCCGCGACCCTCTTCTTCCGCGACGGCAGCAACATTCCGCTCGAACTGGCCGCGACCCGGACCCTCGACACCGGGATCGTCGTGCTCACCTACCGGCGAACCGCCGCGGCGTGA
- a CDS encoding amidase, producing the protein MSEVWTWSAAKIAEAVRSGKVPARVVLEVHAARVAEVNPLVNAVTAEFDEAAGEADRIDALIRDGVDPGPLAGVPVTVKENIDVAGHPTTHGVPHFKDAVASADAPPVRRLRAAGAIPLGHGNMPDLTLAGNVTVSQLFGETVNPWGAIRTPGGTSGGDAAAVASGMAAIGLGNDSGGSVRLPALFCGLTALKPSYGRVATDHRIGGSDPTLASQLFPVDGPIARTVEDLTLAFDALAGTDPADPRAIPYGGRLPAVPRRVAVCADPAGLGVDPRMRAEIDKAAAALAEAGYEVEEAEPPRLADALTAYGTLITAEFSRRWPSIRPLLTEQSAQHMELSFAQRRESTLDDYLDATATRFGVMREWAAFAERYPVILGPVSTWRPFDADPFDPEQGLRVMFGMRLCTATTCVGVPAVAVPTGIDDGQPLGVQLIGSRHREDVCLAAARELEARFGTFGPVREPQQRNPR; encoded by the coding sequence ATGAGCGAGGTCTGGACGTGGTCCGCGGCGAAGATCGCCGAGGCGGTGCGCAGCGGGAAGGTGCCGGCCCGCGTGGTTCTGGAGGTCCACGCGGCCCGTGTCGCCGAGGTCAATCCGCTGGTCAACGCGGTGACGGCCGAATTCGACGAGGCGGCGGGCGAAGCCGATCGGATCGACGCGCTGATCCGCGACGGCGTGGACCCCGGTCCGCTCGCGGGGGTCCCGGTGACGGTGAAGGAGAACATCGACGTCGCCGGACATCCGACGACCCATGGCGTCCCGCATTTCAAGGACGCCGTGGCGAGTGCGGACGCTCCGCCGGTCCGGCGGCTGCGCGCGGCGGGTGCGATCCCGCTCGGGCACGGCAACATGCCGGACCTGACGCTGGCGGGCAACGTCACGGTGAGCCAGTTGTTCGGCGAGACCGTCAATCCCTGGGGTGCTATCCGGACGCCCGGTGGGACCAGCGGCGGCGACGCGGCCGCGGTGGCCTCGGGGATGGCGGCGATCGGCCTCGGCAACGACTCCGGCGGCTCGGTCCGGTTGCCCGCCCTGTTCTGCGGCCTGACCGCGTTGAAGCCTTCGTACGGGCGGGTCGCGACGGACCACCGGATCGGCGGATCCGATCCGACGCTCGCCTCGCAGCTGTTTCCGGTCGACGGTCCGATCGCCCGGACCGTCGAGGACCTCACGCTGGCCTTCGACGCGCTCGCGGGCACCGATCCGGCCGATCCTCGGGCCATCCCGTACGGCGGGCGGCTTCCGGCGGTGCCGCGCCGGGTCGCCGTCTGCGCGGACCCCGCCGGACTCGGCGTCGACCCGCGGATGCGCGCCGAGATCGACAAAGCCGCCGCCGCACTGGCCGAAGCGGGTTACGAGGTCGAGGAGGCCGAACCGCCGCGGCTGGCGGACGCGTTGACCGCCTACGGCACGCTGATCACCGCGGAGTTCAGCCGCCGCTGGCCGTCGATCCGGCCGCTGCTCACCGAACAATCGGCGCAGCACATGGAACTCTCCTTCGCCCAGCGTCGCGAATCGACACTCGACGACTATCTGGACGCGACCGCCACGCGCTTCGGCGTGATGCGCGAATGGGCGGCCTTCGCCGAGCGATATCCGGTGATTCTCGGCCCGGTCTCGACCTGGCGCCCGTTCGACGCCGACCCGTTCGACCCGGAACAGGGGCTGCGGGTCATGTTCGGCATGCGGCTGTGCACCGCCACCACCTGTGTCGGTGTTCCCGCGGTCGCCGTGCCCACCGGAATCGACGACGGCCAGCCGCTCGGCGTGCAGCTGATCGGGTCGCGCCATCGCGAAGACGTCTGCCTGGCCGCCGCCCGCGAACTCGAAGCCCGCTTCGGAACCTTCGGACCCGTCCGTGAACCACAACAGAGGAATCCACGATGA
- a CDS encoding FMN-dependent NADH-azoreductase, with protein sequence MTNLLHIDSSITGEHSVSRRLTARAAAAWRAAHPEGTVTYRDLGADPLPHLDAVTNTAKSVPSEQHTPEQAAAWRLINELVDEVKAADTILLGLPLYNFGPPSTVKAWVDHLIAPGLSVDAETREGLLGGRDFIVVTSRGGGYGEGTPREGWDHAQSWIPHGVWLTGLEPRFVTAELTMAKVNPAMADLIPLAEASEAEAERAIDALWTPVAA encoded by the coding sequence ATGACGAATCTGCTGCACATCGACTCGAGCATCACGGGCGAGCACTCGGTCAGCCGCCGCCTCACCGCACGGGCGGCCGCCGCCTGGCGCGCCGCGCATCCGGAGGGCACCGTCACCTACCGTGACCTGGGCGCCGACCCGCTGCCGCATTTGGACGCGGTGACCAACACCGCCAAATCCGTGCCGTCGGAGCAGCACACCCCGGAGCAGGCCGCGGCCTGGCGGCTGATCAACGAGCTCGTAGACGAGGTGAAGGCGGCCGACACGATCCTGCTGGGCCTGCCGCTGTACAACTTCGGCCCGCCGAGCACGGTCAAGGCCTGGGTCGATCACCTGATCGCGCCCGGACTGTCGGTCGATGCCGAGACTCGAGAAGGTCTGCTCGGCGGACGCGACTTCATCGTCGTGACCTCACGCGGCGGCGGTTACGGCGAAGGCACCCCACGTGAAGGCTGGGACCACGCACAGTCATGGATCCCGCACGGTGTCTGGCTGACCGGGCTCGAACCGCGGTTCGTCACCGCCGAGCTGACCATGGCGAAGGTCAACCCGGCGATGGCGGATCTCATCCCACTGGCCGAGGCCAGCGAGGCCGAGGCCGAACGCGCCATCGACGCTTTGTGGACTCCCGTGGCGGCTTGA
- a CDS encoding DUF6506 family protein: MRQWGFVYLADGCDPARDVSRVDSGQCLTVLIGVGRVDQVVAAARRLVDEGAQLIELCGAFGPVWTARVIEAVGSEVPVGSVMYGAEATEQLHDLFGG, encoded by the coding sequence ATGCGACAGTGGGGTTTCGTGTACCTGGCCGACGGCTGCGACCCGGCGCGGGACGTGTCCCGTGTGGACAGCGGGCAATGCCTGACGGTGCTGATCGGTGTCGGCCGCGTGGACCAGGTCGTCGCCGCGGCCCGGCGGCTGGTCGACGAAGGGGCGCAGCTGATCGAGCTGTGCGGCGCGTTCGGTCCTGTTTGGACGGCGCGGGTGATCGAGGCCGTGGGGAGCGAGGTTCCGGTCGGGAGCGTGATGTACGGCGCCGAAGCCACGGAACAGCTTCACGACCTGTTCGGCGGCTAG
- a CDS encoding TIM-barrel domain-containing protein translates to MSRVAQSLSCLAAVALLGLSPVAAHADPAAASSGKLGDLTGISGDGATVTLNSGSAAVRVSFPAEGAVRVWLAPDGTFTDPAGSKIVLPRTGDPVTPKRTDKGDYWAVSTAKATLRAYKHPLRLALYDGADRKRLWEESAPLSWTGKQTTQTLARTATEQFVGGGEQNGRFSHRDQAIRIFADYNWNDGGAPNSQPFYASTAGYGVLRNTFAQGTYAFAEPVRTTHDERRFDATYVVGDGLKDVISGYTDLVGKPFLPPLYGLEHGDADCYLHNANRGERHTLDAVKVAEGYTEHGMPNGWMLVNDGYGCGYENLQQTGEGLRKNNMQLGLWTEDGVPNQVEEVKAGVRVRKLDVAWVGPGYQFALDACDTAHKGIEDNSDARGFVWTPVSWAGAQRCGVLWSGDQAGSYDYIKWQIPTYAGATTSGIAYNTGDIDGIFGGSPQTYVRDLQWKAFLPVSMTMDGWAASDKQPWRYGEPYTSINRKYLLLKERLLPYTYSHSVEAHKTGVGQVRPLALEYPDDPNVWGDKAKYEFLSGKDFLVAPVYENSTVRNGIYLPKGTWVDYWSGKTYTGPTTVDGYDAPLDTLPLFVRAGAVVPMWAEGTKSWQTRDQGVLDLDVYPQGKGSFTLTEDDGVTRAYKNGDQAKQTFTVDAPTSGLGTVTVGIGASSGSYAGKPASRNYQLTVHTGSKPATVLAGTSILRQYGSRAELDAAASGWWFDPAAGGVARVKTGEIGAGDRQDVRLFGTSAVGGIFPEDRNGSVTLSVPAVAGPGQTATGTLSFTNSTPLPVRNVKFSLPANGFRAEVPAGPRLVMPGETVRVPVKVTPDAGIEPDDYQLTASASYQARLGENRVTDSVTVTVPHGSLAAAYGNVGVTDAAHVAAGDLDGGGSSFRAEGLAEAGLKPGAGFSALGAQLTWPRTGTGQKDNVLASGQTIAVRGTGAKLVLAGTGTGTAKGTVVVRYADGSTSRAELGFPNWCCADPAQYGATTVATVMGKNTRTGAAYPTTPYRVFANSVPLTAGKEVVAVTLPSNTAMHVFAAGIG, encoded by the coding sequence ATGAGCAGAGTTGCGCAATCCCTGAGTTGTTTGGCCGCAGTGGCCTTACTCGGGCTTTCCCCGGTCGCCGCCCACGCCGATCCGGCCGCGGCGTCGTCCGGCAAGCTGGGTGATCTGACCGGGATCTCCGGCGACGGCGCCACGGTCACCCTGAATTCGGGAAGCGCCGCGGTGCGCGTCAGCTTCCCGGCCGAAGGCGCCGTCCGGGTCTGGCTGGCGCCGGACGGCACGTTCACCGATCCGGCCGGGAGCAAGATCGTGCTGCCGCGCACCGGCGACCCGGTCACGCCGAAGAGGACGGACAAGGGGGACTACTGGGCGGTTTCCACGGCCAAGGCCACGCTGCGGGCGTACAAGCACCCGTTGCGGCTCGCGTTGTACGACGGCGCGGACCGCAAGCGGCTCTGGGAGGAGTCGGCACCGCTGTCCTGGACCGGCAAGCAGACCACGCAGACCCTGGCGCGAACCGCGACCGAGCAGTTCGTCGGCGGCGGCGAGCAGAACGGCCGCTTCAGCCACCGCGACCAGGCGATCCGGATCTTCGCCGACTACAACTGGAACGACGGCGGGGCCCCGAATTCGCAGCCGTTCTACGCCTCGACGGCGGGATACGGCGTGCTGCGCAACACCTTCGCGCAAGGCACCTACGCCTTCGCCGAGCCGGTGCGCACCACGCACGACGAGCGCCGCTTCGACGCGACGTACGTCGTCGGCGACGGGCTCAAGGACGTCATCTCCGGCTACACCGATCTGGTCGGGAAACCTTTCCTGCCACCGCTCTACGGTCTCGAACACGGTGACGCCGACTGCTACCTGCACAACGCCAACCGCGGTGAGCGGCACACCCTGGACGCGGTGAAGGTCGCGGAGGGGTACACCGAGCACGGGATGCCGAACGGCTGGATGCTGGTCAACGACGGCTACGGCTGCGGATACGAAAACCTCCAGCAGACGGGCGAAGGCCTCCGCAAGAACAACATGCAACTCGGGCTGTGGACCGAGGACGGCGTGCCGAACCAGGTCGAGGAGGTCAAGGCCGGGGTCCGGGTCCGCAAACTGGACGTCGCATGGGTCGGCCCGGGATACCAGTTCGCGCTGGACGCGTGCGACACCGCGCACAAGGGCATCGAGGACAACAGCGACGCGCGCGGTTTCGTCTGGACACCGGTCAGCTGGGCGGGCGCCCAGCGCTGCGGCGTGCTGTGGAGTGGCGACCAGGCCGGTTCCTACGACTACATCAAGTGGCAGATCCCGACCTACGCCGGCGCCACGACGTCGGGGATCGCGTACAATACCGGCGACATCGACGGCATCTTCGGCGGCAGCCCGCAGACCTACGTCCGCGACCTGCAGTGGAAGGCGTTCCTGCCGGTCTCGATGACGATGGACGGCTGGGCCGCGTCGGACAAGCAGCCGTGGCGCTACGGCGAGCCGTACACCTCGATCAACCGCAAGTACCTGCTGCTCAAGGAGCGGCTGCTGCCCTACACCTACAGCCATTCGGTGGAGGCGCACAAGACCGGCGTCGGCCAGGTCCGCCCGCTGGCGCTCGAGTACCCGGACGACCCGAACGTCTGGGGCGACAAGGCGAAGTACGAGTTCCTGTCCGGCAAGGATTTCCTGGTCGCGCCGGTGTACGAGAACTCGACCGTGCGCAACGGGATCTACCTGCCGAAGGGCACCTGGGTCGACTACTGGAGCGGCAAGACCTACACCGGTCCGACCACTGTGGACGGTTACGACGCGCCGCTCGACACGCTGCCGCTGTTCGTCCGCGCCGGGGCCGTGGTGCCGATGTGGGCCGAGGGCACGAAGTCGTGGCAGACCAGGGACCAGGGCGTGCTCGACCTCGACGTCTACCCGCAGGGCAAGGGTTCGTTCACGCTCACCGAGGACGACGGCGTGACCAGGGCGTACAAGAACGGCGACCAGGCGAAGCAGACGTTCACCGTCGACGCGCCGACGTCCGGCCTGGGCACGGTCACGGTCGGGATCGGCGCCAGTTCCGGTTCCTACGCCGGGAAGCCCGCGTCGCGGAACTACCAGCTGACCGTCCACACGGGAAGCAAGCCCGCGACGGTTCTGGCCGGGACCTCGATCCTGCGGCAGTACGGCAGCAGGGCCGAACTGGACGCGGCGGCGTCGGGCTGGTGGTTCGACCCGGCCGCCGGTGGGGTCGCGCGGGTCAAGACCGGCGAGATCGGCGCCGGTGACCGCCAGGACGTCCGCCTGTTCGGCACGAGCGCGGTCGGTGGGATCTTCCCGGAGGATCGCAACGGCTCGGTCACCCTGTCCGTCCCGGCGGTCGCCGGTCCCGGGCAGACCGCGACCGGCACGTTGAGCTTCACCAACAGCACGCCGCTGCCGGTCCGGAACGTCAAGTTCTCCTTGCCGGCCAACGGATTCCGCGCCGAGGTGCCGGCGGGGCCGCGACTGGTGATGCCCGGCGAGACCGTACGGGTGCCGGTGAAGGTGACGCCGGACGCGGGGATCGAACCGGACGACTACCAGCTCACCGCGTCGGCGTCGTACCAGGCACGGCTCGGGGAGAACCGGGTCACCGACTCGGTGACGGTCACCGTCCCGCACGGTTCGCTGGCCGCGGCCTACGGCAACGTCGGCGTCACCGACGCGGCTCACGTCGCGGCGGGGGACCTCGACGGCGGCGGCAGCAGTTTCCGGGCGGAAGGCCTCGCCGAGGCGGGTCTCAAACCGGGTGCGGGCTTCTCCGCGCTCGGTGCTCAGCTGACCTGGCCGCGAACCGGTACCGGGCAGAAGGACAACGTCCTCGCGTCCGGACAGACCATCGCGGTGCGCGGTACGGGCGCCAAGCTGGTGCTGGCCGGAACCGGTACGGGCACGGCGAAGGGCACTGTCGTCGTCCGCTACGCCGACGGCAGCACCAGCCGAGCCGAACTCGGCTTCCCGAACTGGTGCTGTGCCGATCCGGCCCAGTACGGCGCGACCACGGTGGCGACCGTGATGGGCAAGAACACCCGTACGGGGGCGGCGTATCCGACCACGCCGTACCGGGTGTTCGCGAACTCGGTCCCGTTGACCGCGGGGAAGGAGGTCGTCGCGGTGACGCTTCCGTCGAACACCGCGATGCACGTCTTCGCCGCGGGCATTGGCTGA
- a CDS encoding MarR family winged helix-turn-helix transcriptional regulator translates to MPELPVVNQPPHRCGALLDHVTRRIRLRSESVLAPLGLRPRHLVALTVLRDLGGCSQQDLAKTLEMDGTNVVGLLNDLESANLIERRRSPEDRRRHIVELTDVGAKQLVKAEFALAAVEDEVLGALGKDQRETLYNLLYQAAGHAEVAACVESAHIDDC, encoded by the coding sequence GTGCCCGAACTCCCGGTCGTGAACCAGCCCCCGCATCGCTGCGGAGCGCTGCTCGACCACGTCACCCGCCGGATCCGGCTGCGCAGCGAGTCCGTCCTGGCCCCACTCGGCCTGCGGCCCCGGCATCTCGTCGCGCTGACCGTGCTGCGTGACCTCGGCGGCTGTTCGCAGCAGGACCTCGCGAAGACGCTGGAGATGGACGGCACGAACGTCGTCGGGCTGCTCAACGACCTGGAGTCCGCGAACCTGATCGAACGCAGGCGGTCACCGGAGGACCGGAGGCGGCATATCGTCGAACTCACCGACGTCGGCGCCAAGCAACTCGTCAAGGCGGAGTTCGCCCTCGCCGCGGTCGAGGACGAGGTGCTCGGCGCGCTCGGCAAGGATCAGCGCGAAACGCTGTACAACCTGCTGTACCAGGCGGCGGGCCACGCCGAGGTCGCCGCCTGCGTCGAATCCGCACACATCGACGACTGCTAG